The following proteins are encoded in a genomic region of Arachis ipaensis cultivar K30076 chromosome B02, Araip1.1, whole genome shotgun sequence:
- the LOC110268702 gene encoding probable pectinesterase 55: MLLFLVRWWSCVFLLLNSGVVNTQYYRTVGDKILPFSKIVVNFFGHDNFSTIQSAIDSVPSDWVSINVKAGIYREKVSIPSDKPYIILKETEKKKTWIEWGDHNTTA, translated from the exons ATGTTGCTATTTCTTGTTCGTTGGTGGAGTTGTGTGTTTCTACTGCTAAATTCAGGAGTTGTTAATACTCAGTATTACCGAACTGTTGGAGACAAAATTCTTCCATTCAGTAAAATTGTTGTCAATTTTTTCGGACATGACAACTTCTCTACAATTCAGTCTGCCATTGATTCTGTCCCTTCCGATTGGGTTTCAATCAATGTCAAGGCTGGTATTTACAG GGAGAAAGTGTCGATTCCAAGTGATAAACCATACATAATATTAAAGGAAAccgaaaagaagaaaacatggatTGAATGGGGTGACCATAATACAACCGCTTAG